From the genome of Borreliella afzelii:
TATTTTATTCTTAGAAATTTATTATCTTCTTTTAAGGAGAAGAAATTAATTAAATAATAATTATTTTTATTATTAAGTTTTTGAAAAGTTGGACTTAATTTACTTTCTTTATTGATAATCCTAAATTTTATCAAATGTTTAAAATTTTTTTATAATATATTTTTTTATTATCTATTTCTTCAATTCTAGTAAAAGCAGTTATTTTTTTGCTTATTTATATTTACATTATATTTTAATTCTTTTTTATTTATTGTTTTTTTTTCTTTTTAATTTCTTGTTTATTAGAATTTTTTAAAAAATATATTTAACAGCTCTTATTCTATATATTATTATAATTGGTTATACATATAGTGACATTTCAGCTTTAAGATTGCCCTTTTATTTTTACTTTCCTCTATAAAAGCATGCTTTATGCTACTAAAACAAACATAGATCAGCTTATACAATAGGTGATACCTTATCTACACATAGCATTCCTTTACATTACACCTAAAAATGGATCAATAAAAAATTGTTTTGTTTAGGATTTGCTTTTAATACCATCCTTATAAGTTTGTATTTTTACACTTACATCTTTTATTGCTTCTATAAAAATTTTATTTTTAAAAAGATATTTATTAATTATAATGTTAATATTATTAGAAAATAATTAATAAAAAATTTAATATATACTTTTAAATGAAGTATTTTTAAATTAAGGAGTATAAATTGAAAAAATATATTATTAATTTAATTTTATGTTTATTATTTTCTTCATGTAATCTTTTTTCAAATGATTCCCGATCAAGCCAAAAATACAATTTTAAAGTAAAGGCCAAATCAGTTTTGAATTCCACTGATAAAAACAATATAGATACTAAAAAGGGGACTAATACTACACTTTGTATAAAAGAAGAAAATAGTAGGATTGTAGTTAAAGATTGTATTAATAATCAAGAGCTTTTTAAAGTAAAATCTAAAAGAAGATATGATTTTAAAAAAGCTATGCTCCTCGGCATTAAAACAGCTTTAAAAGTTATCAATATTGGCAATAATAAATTAAGTTCTATAAAAAAATATAATGATCATATTTTATTGGAATTTAAAGATAATAAGATATATATAATTCAATTATCTGAACTTAAAAAACATTTGCTAAAAAACAAGAAAAAACCATTATTAGGGAGCCCGGTGCCGGGAGGAGGAGAGGCAGAATTTATAGATGACCCTTATGGTATAATAGAAGGAGAATTAGAAGCAGAAAGAGAAGAGGAGATGCTAGACAGAGAAGAATTTGGAGACGAAGAAGACGAAGAATTAGAAGAAGAAATAGGTGAATAAAAATCTAATGATTGAAAAATAAGATATATTGATTAAATATTTAGTAATTCTAGCTAGCAGCCTAACAATAAGTTATAAACTTATTGTTAGGCTTATTGAAATTGACCTGGAATTAGAAAAATTTAAAAGAAGATTTAAAATTATTTTATAATAAAGAAAATTCCTAAGATAAAATCTGAATACTTTTATGAACTACTATTGCTATATCAAAGATTATAAAAATAGTAGTTCATACTATCTCTTTTAAAGCATTTTCAGCTTCCCTATAATAAACTTCTTTAAAAGAAGACTCTAAAAGATCGTTTATAAAAACTTTTATACTATTTGAAAAGTGAATTTTTCCTTTTATATATGTACCATACTTTTTATACAGTACATCCTCCACCTCCTTTAAGGTATTCCTATTTTTAATAAATTGGTTTTCTATAATAGAAATATTGTATTTTTTATTTTTAATATTTTGAATATTATTGATAGTTTCAGTTAAAATAGAAAAGCTTTCTATTGACCATCTTTCTACTTGAACTGGGATTATAATGTGATTTATAACTTAAAGCATTCTTTAAAAGGAAATTTCTACTAGAAGAAGTATCTATTATAATATAATCGAAATATATTCATTAATTTTATTTTCACATTTATCAAAATAGGTATTTCCTTTTAAAAATTCATAAACATTGTGTTTTTTAATATTAGAAATATATTAATTAAAATAAGAAGTTAAAGAATTTTGTGGATCCAAAACAATTAATAGTACTTTTTTGCCTAATTCTTTTAATATATAAGAAAAAATTATAGAAAGTGAGCTTTTCTCACCCCCCCCCTTTAAACTTGCTAGTGTAATTATAATTGGTTTTTTTTTTGATCCATTTATTGATAACCCCCTCATCTTTTAATTTTTTATTATAAAATTCATATACTTTTTTTTCCATTTTTTTCAAGTGTGATAAATTAAATTGATAATACTCGGTGTTTTCTTTATTCTTTCTTAGAAGTGTTCTTAAAGATTGAACATATGCTTTAATAGAGCCCTTTTTAAAGGCAAATTCTATATAATAGAGTTTTTTTATTGCATAGGTTTTATTATTTTCTTTTTTAAGAAAAAGGGTTTATCGAGTTTATCATGCCTATATCTTATTTCTAAGAACTTATCATATTCTTTTAAAGAAAAGAGATTAAAAAAAATAAAATCTTCAGCGTTATTAAATTTTTGAAAAGTAAGCCTTAGCCTTTCTCCTTTGTTTGTAATTCTAAAACCAATTAAATGTTTAAATATTTTGGTGTAGTATATTCTTCTACTATTTACTTCTTCAATTCTGTTAAATATAATTTTTTTCTATGTTATTTTTTTTGTTTCTGAGTTTTTAAAGTAAATTACTCAAATTTTAATCCCTTTGTCAAAATGTTAGCTAAAATGTTATTAGCTATTATGCCAGCATGTCCTGAAAAGCTAGTTATTTTATTTACTTTCCATTTAGTAGTATAAGTATCTTTAAATTTTCCTGCAAGAGTATAGAAATCGGTTTTATAAGGTGCAGTTTTTCTCATAAAGTGAATTTTGTGTTTGTAGAGGTTTAGTTTAGATAAGAAAAATTCTTTAATATCTTTTACTTCATAATCATATTTTAGATAATTTTTAAAATCTTTATAGTTTAATAAGGTATTTTTTAGTGTTTTAATTGGTTCTTTAGTATTAGAAATTATTGATTTAATTCTTTTAAAGAAAGAGTTTTCTATAGAATTCTTATTATATATATTTATATATTGTTTTAGGAACTATAACTTCTATTAATAGTACATTATCTCGTATATTTTCATTTTTAGCACTAGGCATATGTTCAATTTTAATTAATTTTATAAGTGCTATAAATAAATATAATATGCTCTTCTTGTAACTTGTTCTACAAAATCATATACTTCTCTATTACTTATTAAAATTCTAATAGAAATATCATTATTATTTAATTTACTTATATTGTAATTT
Proteins encoded in this window:
- a CDS encoding DUF226 domain-containing protein, which translates into the protein MIKFRIINKESKLSPTFQKLNNKNNYYLINFFSLKEDNKFLRIKYGLNKLEKTFLQ